In a genomic window of Gemmatimonadota bacterium:
- the rimM gene encoding ribosome maturation factor RimM (Essential for efficient processing of 16S rRNA) yields MTPAGERPAQDPDFVVVGHFSKPHGTKGELFVWPLTDRAETTFAPGVRLYVSDPKGELPDPEFAPVRTSSVRPFRRGFLILFEGIADREAAEVLRDRYLLRPFDEIEPLAEGELFYHQLLGMTVVTTDGEEVGRVREVYALRPADLLAVEGPNGEHLIPFTREIVSGWELEEGKLVINPPAGLLDL; encoded by the coding sequence GTGACGCCGGCAGGGGAGCGCCCCGCGCAGGACCCCGACTTCGTCGTCGTGGGACACTTCAGCAAGCCGCACGGGACGAAGGGTGAGCTTTTTGTTTGGCCCCTGACCGATCGTGCGGAGACCACCTTCGCTCCGGGGGTTCGGCTCTACGTCTCGGATCCCAAGGGGGAGCTGCCGGACCCCGAATTCGCCCCCGTGCGCACCTCATCGGTCCGGCCATTTCGCCGCGGCTTCCTCATTCTCTTCGAGGGGATCGCGGACAGGGAGGCGGCGGAGGTTCTCCGCGACCGCTACCTCCTCCGCCCCTTCGACGAGATCGAGCCCCTCGCCGAAGGAGAGCTCTTTTACCATCAGCTCCTCGGGATGACGGTCGTGACCACGGATGGGGAAGAGGTCGGGCGCGTGCGTGAAGTTTACGCTCTGCGCCCCGCCGACCTCCTGGCGGTCGAAGGGCCCAACGGGGAGCACCTGATTCCCTTCACCCGTGAGATCGTCTCCGGGTGGGAGCTCGAAGAGGGGAAGCTGGTCATCAATCCACCGGCCGGGCTCCTCGACCTCTGA
- the trmD gene encoding tRNA (guanosine(37)-N1)-methyltransferase TrmD, which produces MRINIVTIFPDFFAHSLSLSIPGRAREAGAVAYRIVDLREFTHDRHRTVDDVPYGGGAGMVLKPEPFFEAVEALAPAGPVVLLSPRGKAFRHEDAVRFSVQPELTLLCGHYKDVDQRVAEHLATEELSLGDFVLSGGEIAALAVTDAVVRLLPGVLGDHESASTDSFYDGSLLSPPSWTRPAEYRGHAVPPVLREGDHARIQAFRRELAEAMTRARRPDLWARHEAEEES; this is translated from the coding sequence GTGCGGATCAACATCGTCACGATCTTCCCCGATTTTTTCGCGCACTCCCTCTCGTTGAGCATTCCGGGGCGCGCGAGGGAAGCCGGGGCCGTCGCGTACCGGATCGTGGACCTCCGGGAGTTCACCCACGACCGGCATCGGACGGTGGACGACGTCCCGTACGGAGGGGGTGCCGGGATGGTCTTGAAGCCCGAGCCCTTCTTCGAAGCGGTGGAAGCGCTGGCGCCGGCGGGCCCTGTCGTCCTCCTCTCCCCCCGCGGAAAGGCCTTCCGGCACGAAGATGCGGTACGGTTCTCCGTCCAGCCCGAGCTCACCCTCCTCTGCGGCCACTACAAGGATGTGGATCAGCGGGTGGCCGAGCATCTGGCGACCGAGGAGCTGTCCCTCGGGGATTTTGTTCTGTCGGGGGGGGAGATCGCGGCCCTCGCCGTCACCGACGCGGTCGTGCGGCTCCTTCCCGGCGTCCTCGGGGATCATGAATCCGCTTCCACGGATTCGTTCTACGATGGATCGCTCCTGAGCCCTCCGTCGTGGACCCGCCCGGCCGAGTACCGGGGGCACGCCGTTCCCCCCGTCCTCAGGGAAGGAGACCACGCCCGGATCCAGGCCTTCCGACGGGAGCTCGCGGAGGCGATGACCCGGGCGAGGCGTCCGGACCTCTGGGCGCGCCACGAGGCCGAGGAAGAGTCGTAA
- a CDS encoding DNA cytosine methyltransferase → MSRVISLFSGAGGMDLGFRIAGHELAWANDVDADCVDTYRFNLGDHVVLGDISELPESEIPDGEIIIGGFPCQGFSRANLKRSPEDSRNRLYLEFVRVLREKQPPYFVAENVRGILSLDGGKVVEMILQDFKDCGYRVSHHLVNLADFGVPQSRRRVFFLGTRHDIDEILRMPSPTHAREATLLRKSWVTIGEALRDIPDPEEHHDLLNHVSSQYKVTDRNFTGHRRTDPNKPSPTILARGDGGGGVCALAHPRHHRRLSVRESAIVQSFPLDFQFFGSLNSMYRQVGNAVPPVFAARLAEGIPRMEQDASEAKECAGVAK, encoded by the coding sequence ATGAGTCGCGTTATTTCCCTTTTCTCCGGAGCTGGTGGGATGGACCTGGGTTTCCGGATCGCGGGCCACGAGTTGGCCTGGGCGAACGACGTCGATGCCGACTGCGTTGACACCTATCGGTTCAACTTGGGAGACCATGTTGTCCTCGGGGACATCTCTGAGCTTCCCGAATCAGAAATCCCGGATGGGGAGATCATCATCGGAGGGTTTCCTTGCCAGGGATTTTCCCGAGCGAATCTGAAGCGTTCTCCCGAAGATTCGCGGAACCGTCTCTACCTTGAGTTCGTGCGAGTTCTCAGAGAAAAGCAGCCGCCGTACTTTGTCGCGGAGAACGTTCGGGGGATCCTGAGCCTTGATGGGGGCAAGGTCGTCGAAATGATACTTCAAGACTTCAAGGATTGCGGGTACAGGGTCTCCCACCATCTCGTGAACCTGGCCGACTTCGGGGTTCCGCAATCGCGTCGTCGCGTGTTCTTTCTGGGCACTCGGCACGACATCGATGAAATTCTACGGATGCCGAGTCCGACCCATGCAAGAGAAGCAACGCTTCTTCGGAAGTCCTGGGTTACCATTGGTGAGGCGCTGCGGGACATTCCTGACCCCGAAGAGCATCACGACCTTCTCAACCACGTAAGTTCTCAGTACAAGGTGACTGACCGGAATTTCACCGGGCATCGAAGGACAGATCCGAACAAGCCGTCTCCCACAATCCTCGCCCGTGGCGATGGGGGTGGCGGCGTCTGCGCACTCGCTCATCCGAGGCATCACAGGAGGCTATCGGTGCGAGAGTCCGCAATCGTTCAGTCTTTTCCGCTCGACTTCCAATTCTTCGGGTCGCTCAACTCCATGTACCGGCAGGTGGGCAACGCAGTGCCTCCCGTGTTCGCTGCTCGTCTCGCTGAAGGTATCCCTCGTATGGAACAGGACGCATCCGAGGCCAAGGAGTGTGCCGGGGTGGCGAAGTGA
- a CDS encoding ribonuclease HII: protein MEPKPSSPPSDLDGSRPLDPLAYEKWFWGRGLSWVAGVDEAGRGPLAGPVVAAAVILPEGCWVEGATDSKTLGAARRESLYEEILAGALAIGVGAASVREIDALNILRATSVAMGRALRALGRDPAHIVVDGLPVRGVEWEHEAVVGGDGIVHSISCASIVAKVSRDRLMCRLARRYPAYGWERNMGYGTPGHLRAISECGRSPHHRTTFGAQLTMGLEG, encoded by the coding sequence ATGGAGCCGAAGCCTTCGTCCCCTCCGTCCGATCTGGACGGATCACGGCCCCTGGACCCTCTCGCGTATGAGAAGTGGTTCTGGGGCCGCGGTCTTTCGTGGGTGGCGGGGGTGGACGAAGCGGGGCGCGGTCCGCTGGCCGGGCCGGTCGTGGCCGCGGCGGTCATTCTTCCGGAGGGATGCTGGGTCGAGGGCGCCACGGACTCGAAGACGCTCGGAGCGGCCCGGCGGGAGAGCTTGTACGAAGAGATCCTCGCCGGGGCGCTCGCCATCGGGGTCGGTGCGGCTTCGGTTCGGGAGATCGATGCGCTCAACATCCTGCGCGCGACGTCGGTGGCGATGGGACGTGCCCTCCGGGCGCTGGGTCGGGATCCCGCGCACATTGTCGTGGACGGGCTCCCGGTGAGAGGAGTGGAGTGGGAGCACGAAGCGGTCGTGGGAGGGGACGGGATCGTACATTCGATCTCGTGCGCCTCCATCGTCGCGAAGGTGAGCCGCGACCGCCTGATGTGCCGTCTGGCGCGGCGGTATCCTGCCTACGGATGGGAGCGAAACATGGGGTATGGGACGCCGGGGCACCTTCGGGCGATCTCGGAATGCGGGCGTTCGCCGCACCACCGCACGACTTTCGGGGCCCAACTCACGATGGGGCTCGAGGGGTAA
- the rplS gene encoding 50S ribosomal protein L19, with amino-acid sequence MADLLRELDQEALRDDIPDFSPGDTVRVLYRVREGDKERIQAFEGVCLGRRGGGMRESFTVRKISAGVGVERIFPLQSPFVKGIEVVRQGRVRRAKLYYLRGLRGRAARIQEKRTG; translated from the coding sequence ATGGCCGATCTACTGAGAGAACTCGATCAGGAAGCGCTCCGGGACGATATCCCGGACTTCTCGCCCGGCGACACGGTTCGCGTCCTGTACCGCGTCCGTGAAGGCGACAAGGAGCGAATCCAGGCCTTCGAAGGTGTCTGTCTTGGTCGGCGCGGCGGCGGGATGCGCGAGTCGTTCACCGTCCGGAAGATCTCGGCCGGGGTCGGCGTGGAGCGGATTTTCCCCCTCCAGTCGCCGTTCGTGAAAGGGATCGAGGTCGTACGCCAGGGACGGGTGCGCCGCGCCAAGCTCTATTACCTGCGCGGGCTGCGCGGACGCGCCGCCCGGATCCAGGAGAAGCGGACCGGCTGA